One Sparus aurata chromosome 5, fSpaAur1.1, whole genome shotgun sequence genomic window carries:
- the tmem230b gene encoding transmembrane protein 230b produces MPARNVVSNGTPNSKVRYSRLATDDDGYIDLQFKKSPPKVPYKAIALATVLFVIGSVLIIIGALLLAGYFGVADSDRTVPVLIIGILVFLPGIYHLRIAYYASKGYHGYSYDDIPDFDD; encoded by the exons ATGCCAGCTCGTAACGTGGTGTCCAACGGGACACCTAACAGCAAAGTTAGGTACTCCAGGTTAGCCACTGATGATGACGGCTACATTGATCTACAG ttCAAAAAGAGCCCACCCAAAGTCCCATACAAGGCCATAGCTCTGGCTACAGTCCTCTTTGTAATCGGCTCTGTGTTAATCATCATTGGCGCCCTTCTCCTGGCTGGATACTTTGGAGTGGCT GACTCAGACCGAACCGTGCCTGTTCTTATCATCGGGATCCTTGTCTTCCTGCCTGGAATTTACCACCTACGAATAGCTTACTATGCATCAAAAGGCTACCATGGCTACTCCTATGATGATATCCCCGACTTTGATGACTGA